From the genome of Synergistaceae bacterium:
CGAACGCTCTGGCCCTGGGGGTGAACCTTCCCGCTCAGTCCGTCGTATTCGCCCAGCTGGTCCAATACCATCACGACGAACCCATCACGAGGAACGAGTTTTTGCAGATGGCCGGGCGGGCCGGGCGGAAGGGGCTTTTCGACCCCGGATTCGTCACCTGGCTGGCGGATTCTCCCTTCGAGCGCCGGGGCTTCAATACGGGAGAGGTCTTTAAAATGCTGGCGGACGGTTCTCCGGAGCCGGCTGCCGTAACTCTGCGCCCCTCTTATGGTCGGCTGCTGCGAAAACAGGTTCTGTTCGAGGTGGAGGCCGAATATATTGCCGAGTACTCCCTGCCTCGGGCGAACATCGCTCTCGTGACCAACTTTTTGCACGCGGGGCTGAAAAAGATCGACCGGGTCGTGCGCAAACTGATGCACGGCAGCGACCGCAATCGTTATCGCTCGATACTCGCCGCGATATGGTACGATGAAATGGAAATCGATGAAAACCTGGAAATGGCGATGCTCTTTTTCGAGGAAGCGACGCCCAGCGCGCTGCTGGCGGCTCAGATGATTCTGCCCTATGAACGCAACTATCTGCAGGCGCTTCTGAAGGTGAAGCGTTTTTCCAATCATCTGCCGAAGGGGTATCGCTTCCGGGCGATGGACGAACTGAACGACACGGTGGACGAAATCGATCCGACGATTTATGGTTTCGAGGAAAAACTGGGCGAGATCGAGACGAGCAGATGATGCCAGTTTGGCGGGAAGATCGCCTGATTTGGCGCCCCTGAGCCTGAGCGATTTCTTTCGGGACGGGAAAATTCCCCGAGTCCTGAACGTTTTGGAGGAGAATTCATGGAACCTGTGGTCCTGCTTTTGAAAAACGGAGATCTGTATTCTCCCGACTATGTGGGGGTCGTGGACGTTCTTGTCCTGAACGGAAAGATCGCCATGATCGGGAGAGGGCTCGATTTCAACTGTACCGGTCTCGACGTGAAGGTTCTGAACCTGCGGGGAATGCATCTGGTCCCGGGGTTCATTGACAATCACGTTCATATCATTGGCGGCGGCGGCGAAGCCGGGTTCCACAGTCGAACCCCGGAGGTGATGCTGTCCTCCATAACGCAGAGCGGCATAACGACCGTGGTGGGCGTAATCGGCACCGACGGGACCACCCGCCACCTGGAAACGCTTCTGGCGAAGGCGAGGGCGCTGACCCAGGAGGGCATAACGGCCTACATCTACACCGGATCCTACGAACTGCCCCTGATCACCCTGACGGGGTCCACGCGGCGCGACATCGTCCTTATCGACGAGGTGATCGGCACGGGAGAAATAGCGATTTCCGATCATCGCTCCTCTGTTCCCACCGTCGAAGAGCTGACCCGTATCGCCTCGGATACCCGGGTGGGCGGCATGCTCTGCGGCCGGACGGGAGTGCTGAACCTGCATATGGGCGGAGGCAGGGAGGGATTCAGCAATATTTTCAGAGTGCTGAAGGACACGGAAATTTCCATTCGACATTTTTTGCCGACCCACATCACGCGCAGCCGGGATCTTTTTGAACAGGCGAAAATTTTCGCGACCCTGGGCGGCACCATCGATATGACCGCCGAAATGGACGAAGCCCACGGATTTGCCGGAGCCATTGGAATCAGCGACGCCGTGAACTCCTGTCTCGAAAACGGTATCCCCATCGAAAATATCACCATCAGCTCCGACGGCAACGGCAGTATGGCCGTTTTCGACCGGGAGGGACAGGTGAAGCGCCTCATCGTCACGAAGCTGAACGGCCTGTACAACGAGCTGAAGGCGCTGGTCGTCAGCGGACTGGACCTCTCCGCGGCTCTTCGCCCCATCACCTCCAACGTGGCGAGGGCTCTGGGGCTTCCCGAAAAAGGCCGCATCGCCGTGGGCTGTGACGCTGACATCACGGTTCTCGACGGCGACATGCAGGTAAACGCCGTTATCGCCAGAGGCCGGATGATGGTGGAGGGGGGACTCCCCGTGGTGAAGGGAACTTTCGAGGACCTGAACGACGAGCGGGATTCCGCGGAATGATTTTTTGGGCGCCTCTCAGGCCCGAAGTCTTCTGAGGTCCCCGCTGAAAGAAAACAGGACTGAACTGAAAATATGACTGAGCCGAAGACATGACCAAGCCCAATATAGCGGCCATTTTGAAAAACCTTCCCGACCGGCCCGGCGTGTATATCATGCGGAACGCCGAAGGAGAAGTCCTTTATGTCGGTAAAGCCAAACGCCTGAAACGCAGAGTTTCCTCCTATTTCCGCCACTCGAATTTCGCCTCGCCGCGTCTGCGGAAGCTGGTGGAACTTGTGGAGGACATTTCCATTCTCAGAACCGACAGCGAGGCTGAAGCCCTGATCGTGGAGAGCAGACTTATCCGGCGCTATTCCCCGTTTTTCAACGTGGACCTCAAAATGTCCGATCGCTACCCCTGGATTCGCATCACGAACGAACCCTTCCCCCGCCTGGCGGTGACCCGCAAAAAAGAGGAGGACGGCTCGGCGTATTTCGGCCC
Proteins encoded in this window:
- the iadA gene encoding beta-aspartyl-peptidase, with translation MEPVVLLLKNGDLYSPDYVGVVDVLVLNGKIAMIGRGLDFNCTGLDVKVLNLRGMHLVPGFIDNHVHIIGGGGEAGFHSRTPEVMLSSITQSGITTVVGVIGTDGTTRHLETLLAKARALTQEGITAYIYTGSYELPLITLTGSTRRDIVLIDEVIGTGEIAISDHRSSVPTVEELTRIASDTRVGGMLCGRTGVLNLHMGGGREGFSNIFRVLKDTEISIRHFLPTHITRSRDLFEQAKIFATLGGTIDMTAEMDEAHGFAGAIGISDAVNSCLENGIPIENITISSDGNGSMAVFDREGQVKRLIVTKLNGLYNELKALVVSGLDLSAALRPITSNVARALGLPEKGRIAVGCDADITVLDGDMQVNAVIARGRMMVEGGLPVVKGTFEDLNDERDSAE